One Dehalococcoidales bacterium genomic window, CGTACTAAAACCGCTCGAAGAAATCCTTAAAAGTGAGTCCGTAGACCGTGTTATTACCATCGGCCCGGTGTGTGTCATGAGATTAGTGGCAGCAACGACTCGCCCTTATGGGGTCAAGACTATTGCCAGTCTGAACCCGATAATGGTTGATGGTACCGGCATGTGCGGCTGCTGCCGCGTGACCGTGGGCGGCGAGACCAGGTTCGCCTGCGTGGACGGGCCGGAATTTGATGCGCACGAGGTGGACTGGCAATCACTCATGGCCCGCCGCTGCACCTACGCCAGCACCGAGCAGACGCTGGCCCGATACCGGTGCCTCGATTGCGCCCAGTGGTAGTCCGGGGAGAGGGTTTGAACCATGCCGAAACTGAATCTGAACCGCGTCGAGATGCCCCGGCAGGACCCGATAGAACGGGGTAAGAACTTCAACGAGGTAGCGCTGGGCTACTCCGAAGAACAGGCAATCGAAGAGGCCAGCCGCTGCATCCAGTGTCCCAAGCGTCCCTGCGTAGATGGCTGTCCGGTGAATGTTGATATCCCGGAATTCATCGCTGCCCTTCGTGAAGGTAACATGCCGGAGGCAGTAAGAGCACTCAAGGGCAAGAACAGCCTGCCCGGTATCTGCGGGCGGGTCTGCCCCCAGGAAACACAGTGTGAAGAGGTCTGCACCCTGAACAAGAAGGAGGCGCCGGTCGCCATCGGTCGCCTGGAGCGGTACGTAGCAGACTGGGAAAGAGACCATCCCGAAGCGGTTGAAGCACCGAATGAAGACCCCCCAAAGCCAACCGGCAAGCGAATCGCCGTGGTCGGTTCCGGACCGGCGGGGCTGACAGTAGCCGCCGACCTGGTCAAGATGGGACACAGCGTCACCATGTTTGAGGCACTGCACGTTGCCGGTGGTGTACTGATGTACGGTATTCCCGAGTTCCGGCTGCCCAAGGAAATAGTACAGGGTGAGGTCCATTTCGTTGAGTCTCTTGGAGCTGAACTCATTCTGGATTCTGTTATTGGCAAGATAGATACTGTAGATGAACTGCTAGGTAATGGTTACGACGCCGTCTTCCTCGGTACCGGGGCCGGACTACCCATGTTCATGAACATCCCCGGAGAGA contains:
- the gltA gene encoding NADPH-dependent glutamate synthase, whose translation is MPKLNLNRVEMPRQDPIERGKNFNEVALGYSEEQAIEEASRCIQCPKRPCVDGCPVNVDIPEFIAALREGNMPEAVRALKGKNSLPGICGRVCPQETQCEEVCTLNKKEAPVAIGRLERYVADWERDHPEAVEAPNEDPPKPTGKRIAVVGSGPAGLTVAADLVKMGHSVTMFEALHVAGGVLMYGIPEFRLPKEIVQGEVHFVESLGAELILDSVIGKIDTVDELLGNGYDAVFLGTGAGLPMFMNIPGENLCGVYSSNEFLTRTNLMKAYLYPEYDTPLEMGKRVAVIGGGNVAMDSARCALRLGAREVYVIYRRSEAEMPARREEVENAMEEGIIFKFLTNPTGFLSDGRGWVTAMECIRMELGEPDDSGRRRPVPIPGSDFVIKVDTVVVALGTTPNPLIASTTTGLETTRWGTVVADESTGKTVKDRVWAGGDIVTGAATVISAMGAGKRAAADIDRFLKE